Below is a genomic region from Syngnathus acus chromosome 20, fSynAcu1.2, whole genome shotgun sequence.
CTCTGCCCCCTGCTTCTTTAGAATCAACAGTCGCTCCTGGAGGAAGAGTCAGAGATGACTAACGGGGTTGCAGCTGAATTATGGGATCACCGGCGAGAACGTTATCACAACCTTGCGGGTCACAGTGCTCCGTTGATAGTCGGCGATGTCTCGGAGCAGTTGTTGCGTTTGGGTCTCCTTCTCCTCGTCCTGCCTGCTTTCTCTCTCCAGCTGCTGGAACTCCAGGTCCTCGAAGCGCTTCGTTTCTGTCTCGAGTGCCTCGCAGTCCTGAGGCGTACACACAAAAATGGCTTGAACTGACGCACTCGCAAAGTTAGACACAcatggattattattatttcaaacgTTGTGTTTAAAGGATAAGAAGAGGTACGGTAAATACTGCTGCGTTTATCGTTATTATCGTTGTGCGTGGTAACCCATTTTCATAACTGCCAGCACCTCATCACATTTCAATTGCCTTCCTCCTCTTGCCTGTTAACGCATAATCAGAAATCCCAAAAGAGCGTAAAGCAGACACACATACCTAGCACGAGCGCAGTCACCGCGTGGCATGTTCATGTATGTGCGAGCGGTGAGTGTTAAGTGCGTTTTACTGACCCTGGCTAGCTGCTCCTGCAGGGGCTCCTTGGTGGCCTCGGGGCAGCTGTCCAGCCGGGAGCGCTGCTCATACACAATCTGAGCCAATCTCTCTACTCTGCCCTTTTCTGCCACCAGCAACTGGCACGCCTGATACGTACATACACATGCGCGTGGCCATATATGCACGTACAACGGAGTGGATGACGCACGTGGAGGAGCaccacaacaaacacacacgacaCGACAAACACAGAGGACACAGAGAGGATGGCAGAGTTAGTGGGACTGGGAGGGGGGTAGTCACTGTTAGTTATCTCGGTGACCGGTTGAACATTTAGGGGAGGGAAATTGGTCGTAGAATTCAAATCTACTCAAGATATTGGTTGATTGGTTTTGACAGGGTGATGAAGGGGGAATGTGTATATGGAATGGCTCAGGTTAACTCACACACGTTATTAATTTGAACATACACAGGCATCCATCGTCCGCTCGACCAACTCTCAAACCAAATGGTAATCTAATTCTCATTCAATCTGACTCTCCCTTTGTCCCGTCACAGTGACTTATGAGCGATTATGTTCCGTGAATGCACTTCCGAGGGGCTTGTTGGCACATAGACAGATTGGCATCCCCCCCAATGTCCATGGAGCCAATGTGTGAGATACGATGGCTGGGTGAGCGCTATACCCTGGGCAGTATtagcaaatatatatttggatCACAGACAGCCTGTAAAGGATTAGCACCTACTGCTTCGTCACATGACTTCAAAACATAAATGCTTCCTCAACTAGCATATATAGCTACTCACGCGCGTCCTGTCGGTTTGCCATGTTGCAATGCAATACTCCCTCCACCCACTTGTGCCCACTGGCACATCTAATTCTGACCTGATAGTTTTCGCAAAGAATTGGAATGAATACCTTGTCTTTTTCATGCTGAGATTTGCTCTCCATGTCAGCTATCTTGTTGTGAAGAGTATCCAGGGTCTCTTTTTCCTGCTGAAGGGCAGCTAACTCAGACTCTTGCTCCGCCTCAACAAGAGCTCGTTCTACCTCCACCttggcaaaagaaaaagagacatCACTCGAGTGAGAGCTCAGGATTATTTTTCTGTTACTACTAAATGgaagcatgcatgcatgcattatGAAAGAATTCCAACCCTGATGGTTAACACAATAAATGTCCACACCTCTCGGGCAGATTCCTCCATTTGGTTGTCCAACTCTTTAATTTTCTGCTCAAGCTCCTCCATGTTGTTTAGGACCTGaatcctctcctcctccactcTCCTCGTTTCCTCCTCAGAGGGCCTGGCTTCCTGTCCGAAGCGGTGGCCTGCATCATAGTGTGCCTGATGACGCAATCAACGAGAGATAAGGTGCAGATATTATCGTTGAAAGCTATCAAACTATTCTCACAAGAATAATTCTCAGGACTAAAAATCTTAGTTTCAGTGACTTGGTGGTCATTCCTGGCCCCAAATCTGAGCACGTTTGTCAAATTACCAATCATCCAAATCAAATGAGCTGCTAGCATTTCCTGTTTGCAATACAGGAATGAAAGCACAGAGCACCAGCAGCTATTTGATGTCAGATATTGCTCCAAGGGAAAGTTTTCTTCGACATCAAACAAATCTACCGGTCGGCCTCGTGCGCACAAACACCAACTGTGACACTTAACCCGCTCTAACCTAATAAATGAGCTGGAAATATCTCTCATCTGTCTGTGtgaaatataaatgtgttGACACTTTATCAAAAGTGCGGTTCGTCTTATGTGTGCCAGAAAAAACTTTCAACAGATTTCCACATCAAGACTTTAATCTGTAAAGAAGCTGACGAAGGCCAAAGGTGTTCCTACTGCATTCTTCTATTCCTTTCCTTGTGATGCACATTGCTCTTCATACAAAGATGATATCTTTTGGACACTTTGATGCAATCATCTTCAAAACATTTACCCTCTGTGTATGAGGCGAGGGTGACGGGGCGAAGCTGCGCAGACTGACAGCAGGTGATTCTGCCCTGCCGTCTCGAGTACCACTGCTGCGCCTCTGTCGTACCAGGAGATCCGCATCGTAGTAGCCGTTCTCCGTAACGAGTCTGTTCCCCGTGGAGCCGTTCAGGAACGAGGTGTCGGAGAAAACCGAGGGCGtgtcatcgtcgtcgtcgtcgtcgtcggtGTCATTCAGCTGAAGCTTCTGAAGCTCCTGGTTGATCTTTTGGAGGTCTGCCACGGCAGATGCTGGATTTGTAACCGAGCCGCCGCCATCCTGGTCCAGCTCTGAGCACAGGGACAAGATGGTCTCAAGACGCTGTCGTTCCTATAAAcggacaacacacacacacacgcaatgtCAGAGAATAATAGTTAAATGGTGCTTTAAAAACTAACAAGGAAATGACAATTATTCACACACTATTGAAACACGTGTAGACCTCCATGAGGGCAACAATTTTACATCTCATTTTTTACACTACCTGTGGAAGCATGGCAGACGAAAAACAGTCCTTGATTATTCAAAAATGCACTTTCGCCCATCAAGTCCCGCCGCACGCAGTTTGCATTCTTCGCAGAGCGTATTTCCCCCCCGACTGACATTCCCTGGAGCGCAAGGTTTTTGTTGCCGCTGTTGAGTGTGGCTGAGGCGCGGCGACAAATTACAGGGTGTGAGCTGCGGCTTGGAGTTCAGCAAAGGGGAGGGACGATTTGAAGCACCAGCATGATCAAGTAATATTAGAACGGGAAAGACGGGGAAAAGGAATGTGGGTCAGAGGTGTTAGGgttgcgcgtgtgtgtgtgtgtgtgtgagagagagagagagagagagagcaagagtgACGGCAAGAAAGAGGGATCGAGAAACTGAGTTAATGAGGAGGTAGACAGCTGTCAAGAATGCTCCGAGCAGTGCACAAGACCACCGGAAATGCCGCCAGGAGAACAATTCACATTCTAGGTAACCGTGTTCCGGAAAAAATCTCGGAACCAAATACTAATCTTGTTAGAGCCTATGCTGGCATCCCATTTATAGTGTGCAACGTGAACCACAAACTTGTGTCACCTTGTTCTATTCTAATGGGCACGAGCTACTGTCGGGGGTCTTTCGAGTAatgccaagaaaaaaaaaacaatgcccAGGTGGTGTCTTaccttgaaaacaaatgccaaTCTATATTTCTAAACGTCATTTGAAATAACGgcagcttttttcccccctgtccCTCTATGAATATGCTGAAGTTGCACTTTGTGACCACTAGATGGAGGAATAATACAGTCAAACTGTTCTTCACAAAGTTCAGTACTGCTCAATGTATAGATTTCTGAAATGAAGACTTCTATAAATTCCCAAATGTGGGCTCATAGCATTTATCAAATGGGTCCGGTAATGCAGCAATCTGCATAGTTCCCTTTAGATAATGACGAGAAAGGGTTAGTGGAATTCTCAGCCCATTTCTACGTTGCACATCTGCATGTTTATCCACCTGCTGCTCCTCTGACTCTGCCCTTTAATTTTCCTGGCCTCTTCAGCCCACTTCTGACCAATTTTTGTGGCCCAAACCGCACTGGGGCAGGCCACCACGTGACTGacaaagtacacacacacacactaagtaCACACGAAAGCAAAGTGAAAGGTTAAAAATAGTCCTGTTAGTATGGGCTTCATGCCAAATGTGGTCTTGAGGTTAGCCTCAAccaatgtgtgtgttaagATGCCTGGGAGAGTAAGGCACGCCTGAGAAGACAATTTTATAGTGAAGAAACAGACGACaggcattcattcattcattgtatGACGGCCGTTGTAAAAGGATGGAAGACAATAGTCAAGCGTGTTTGGAAACTCACCAGTCTCTCCACCTCCTGCTCACGGAGTCGCTCCtctttttgatgatgatggtaGTCACTCAGTTCCTCCTTCCCGCTCAATGAGCTAATACTCCCCCGTCTTTCTCGAAAGCCACCCGGCGGGGTCACTCCTGCTTTTCCGAACGACGACCTCCTCTCACTGCGTCCGAAGCCCAGGGCGCTAGTCGTTTCCAGCTCGACCCAAGCTTTGTTCCTTTCCCCCATAGAGAGCTCCATATCAGGGCTGGTGGTGCTCGTGGAGCTGATGGAGCCCACTGAGCTTGTGGAAGTCAGGCTGAGTTTCTTGGCCACACGAGGGGAGGACGACTTGGATGGGATTGTAACATCAGGTggggaagatgatgatgatgaggaggaggaggaagcggaAGTGATGCCGTTGCAGGTGGGCATCTTAAGGGAGGAGAGCGAGATGGACACCACACCATCTCCTTTTGTTGTGCTGTGGACTTGATTCCTATTTGAGAGCTGCTGATTAGCGTTCCTCGAGTTGTGGTTGAGGTCGAGACtgccattgttgttgttgttgttgtaatgGTCTTTGCTAAGTTTGTGCGTATCTGAGCGTTGCGGCTGCGCGGTGGATAATGTCCGAACGGCGTTATTGTTATCTCTGGGAGATGGGGAGGGGCAGAGGCGAGGCAGTGAGCGGCTGTGCCCGATTCCTGCCATACCATTCAGAGAACCGGCAGAATATTTCCTCGTTCGACTGCTTGGCGCGGCTTCTTGGTTGCCGTAGCTACGTCGCCCCTGACGGGGGCTTGAAGGCATGCTCACAGCGCCTCCGTTTGACGGAGAGCGGGATGaggaaggaggaagagaaagGAGTACGCTATCGCCACCAGATATAGACGTGGATGAGCCCCTGCCGTTCCACGTTGACAATGAAGAAGTGCTTGTGTTGTGGAGACGTCGGCTCTCGCCGGTGCCCGAGTTGTCCTGGTTGCGACCGATGGGGGCACGCGAGAGCAGAGAGGAATGGTCCGAACGACGAGATGGGCACGGCGGGGTGGCCGATTTCATCGACACGGGGGGCCGATCGCCACCGTAGAAACGTCTTGCCTGTTCCTGGTAGGTTGATGAGGAAAGTGATGTGACGGGTGTGGTGGGCGGGGACTAAAAGAGattcaaatgacaaatgagCAAAGGCAGCATAGTACCAATTACAAGTAGAAGCCaagacaaaccaaacaaacacttgTACGTTAAATACAACTTGGGCATAGGCCAGGGCAAACAATCCGGTTAACctgacagacagatgacaCAATAACCACTGTGGCAGGCAGTACTCGATGACAGCTGACCTGAGTCACGCTGAAGTATGACGGGTTGCTGTTCCCATTGGCTCTCAGGCTGTTTTCCAGAGCCTTTTTCTTGCGCTGTAGGGTGTCCATCAAATCACGGAGCTCTGAGGCCGAGCGCATGCCCCGCGTGCTGCTGGTCCCGCCCACCACAGCGTGGCTATAATCGCTGCTGAACTTCAGGTAGTctagagaaaaagaaaagacaatattataaatatacaaGCACAAACCTTACAAATAGAAGGATGTTGTTTCGATGTTTTTtgaatatgtgtgtgcgtggcaAGCTCAGAAAATACATACACTTATGCATGCAAGTACCCACTACATAACAAAACACTCGGATCCAAGACAAACAGTTGGACTTTAGTTCAGTTCCTCAAAATaggttttgaaatgaaagagaccacaacatatttttgaaatattctcAACAGCCTCACCCCCCCCCGCCCAGTCTTTCATTTGTGTTGGGGGAGAGCATGGTAGTCATGGTGCCTACTTGCAGCTGAAGTTGACATGAACGAATAAGTCTGACTTGGCAAAACATACCTTGCTGAGATTAGcatgttctttatttttcctgcCTCCATTCTTTGAAGCTGAAGACTCACCTACCAGTTGGGTGGAAaccagcacttttttttttatttagctgTGGCTTAATGTGGAAAAGGCGCTATTACGCTCAGACCACCCAGTGTTTAACAACCACgcgtaaaaaaaatgtcctaaaacgaaacaacaacaatggctCCATTTGAGATAAACAGCCTTGTGTATTATGTGTACATCtgcatagtttttttttttttttaaatggaaatgGGCTCTTTTGTTGAATTATGCTGTCCTAGTATGGTTGGGGTACTTGAATGCCTTCAAGACTGTGAGAGAGAATGTCAAACCTTACGTGCGAGAGAGAAATGTGGCGGAAAATGAAAGGCATCATGAGATCTtacaacacgcacgcacacacacacaccgttaAGTTTTGCGTGTCCATAAATGGGCAGATTTATACTGTAGGTCTGGTGTGCATCAACTCTCCTCTTTCTTCTCCCTCTTCCTTTGTGTGAGAACAATCACTTTTCCTGTGAGACTGAGTGTTGGCAAGCAATAATATGATGCTGAACATTTTTGGGCTTGGGATAAATACAGCCAAGACCGTCAAAGACAATCTGTTTCTGCGATTGGAAACGTATCTACAATAATTGTGTTAAAGTGTAACATTAGCTAAATGCTGACCTAtatgaaaccaaaatgaaatttatttttttaataatcattGTTGCATTAGCCATATTGTACTGCGCTTATAATTTCTTTGACCATTATTGAGTTCCTCAAGTGCTAGGTTTAATGAGAATATTCAAATTGTGCAACAGAGTTAAGTTgcagatattttaaaataagttTGATCACcctcccaacacacacacacaactcgATCAATCACCAAAAAGACAGTGGAGGCCAGCTGTGTCCCCGTGCAAACAGAGGGGCGCCCActtgacaaaaacattccaatacatttcaaatgcaaGCATGCTTGACGATgaaattgtgtattttggaaCAATAGATGTGTGAACTTGCATCCGCCGGCCGGCTCTTCAACATTTTTGCAACTCAATCCCAAATCTCACACACCTGCGTGGCTAATGACAACGTTAACTTGTCGACGGTCTTGGATTATGTGTGGAGACAgatgttggaaaaaaagatgagaagGGGGTTGGAATGAAGATTATAGTACGTggcaggagaaaaaaaggctCAGAGGGGaaacaaagggaaaaaaaatggactcatATCATATGTgaggatagaaaaaaaaaaaaagatcgctTTGAGTTTCTGTGTACCTGTATTGTAGGCTAGGGCGGACACGGGGCTCTTTTGAGGAAGCATGCTCTTCATTCTGTTTGCCTCCTCGGGATGGTTGAACCGGAAGAAGTAGGACTTACCGAGACACAGGGAATAACCTGAAGAAAGAACGCACGCAAGGTCAAATGAAAGgaactgaaagcaaaattaTACAAAGTAGACGCCGAAGAACGGAATACAGCATAATATTTATTCACAGTTTGCATGCCTTTACACTAGCAGCCAGTGTAGACCTGCAGTGTTTGCTCTGGCCACCAATTAGGGTGAAAGGGGCAGGTATTAAACAAGATGTCAGGGTCAGGACCTCGGTAATACACACAAGCGGCCACAGCTGTCCAAATACTTCACAAGAGAAAGGACAGAGAATAAAGATCCCTCCTGATAGTCTGTCCAAATGACAGTGACACGGCAACTTGAATGTTTAGGCGAGCTGGGTGATGAAACTATGATTGATATTCTGGATTGTAATTCCAGTCATCTGTGCAGTTCTATCCATCCTTGTGCAGAGACTCCAGATGCTGACAATAACAGCTCAGTCTTTGTCTCACTCTATGGGATGAGATGTTACTGAGGATTTTGTAACTAATTAAATACAGacatcatttttatgttttattatttttatttctaattaTATAAAACTCATACGTTCTGCTTATTAGTTGCGCCCTCTGGTGGAGAAGATAACTGCAACATGACAACAAGAGACCGCTCTCCCTTACCTATTTTGAAGGTTAGCCTTTTAAAAGAGAAACAACACACTTTTGATTCAAAACATAAGaacatgaaattaaataaccctaacccaaataAACTTCAATACAGTTACTGCGCAGCAGATTCCTTGGACCTGAGGTCATAGCAAACCTCTGAAGCAGGAAAAGGATAGTGAGAggacaaatggaaaaagacTGAATGTTATgggagggagagaaagaaaataaaaaaatcagactCCTCCTTTTTATCTTCTCTCtttgtgcaatttttttttttgcgcaacCAAATTTGAAGTAATAGTGTAATAGGTCATCTTGTGAGTGCCAAAAAAGCAGCGCTGTAATTTCTCTGCACAAGGCAATGTGGCCACACAAATGAAACGTTGAGACTGCACAGCTGGGCATTCAAAAGCAACACTTAAGTAAACACTCTTTTGCCTGGCCGCCATGACCAAATGACATCCCTTTACTTCCAAAAGATGATCTCTGAGAAGAGACAATTTATTGCATCCAACATCCACGACATGTTTATAATAGGCAGACACTAGCGTGCATGCTGTGACTCACAGTAGTCCCCCAAACACAAAAGGCATGTGGCGTGCACACCTCGCCTCCAATCCACACTTGTAAAATTCAAATTTCCTACACTCAATAAATCTTGCCGTGTGCCGTCTGTTAAAATACATGCAAGAGTGTTGTCCTCATTTGTTCACGTGCCACATCACTGCTTTCAACTTCCTGAAGACACAAACAAATTCTGCAATTAATGATTTTAGTACGCTCTTAATGAAGCTACCCTTGAAAGCGATTAAATGGTCTTAAAACGGAACAGTTTGCACAAACACTCGATTGATGGTTGCcatcataaacacacacaggatgttttttttttttacccacacAAATCCACATCAGATCGCACAAATTGGGGTTAATAATCCCACTTGTTGTTTACTGAAAAATAGCCTCTCATGTTGAACAGTTCAACTCGGCAATGCTCTGTAAAGACCTTTATAAGATAATTAAAGCTTGCCGACTACAAAGTCCAACCTCGGAGTCTTTGAGGATGCAGATGTAGCTTGTCTCGAGTTGAGTCTGGACTCAATTTCTCCAGCTCGAGATGTGCTAAATTACACTCTTACCGCAATGTTATAGGAGAGGAAATTCTAAACTGTTTCTCtatttggttagcaacagggAAAGCACTCCAATTACGCCAAATTCATgtcaaacatttgcttttggaAGAAATCACGTTAACTACTTAATAGGTTTTGTATGAGGAAGTATTTGGGCCAcattgaaaagaaacaagaatGCAGGATCACAatagaacaaataaaaaatgtagataaattaaaaaatgtagataaataaaatgttattttcaagTAAAATCTGTCAAAAACGAAGCTGtaattgaatgaaaaaaatcgtTACAATATTGAAATTGCTTGTATACCCAATCAATATTTTGCAGGTCTCCAGAAAAAGACACCagatgctgattttttttttttttttccttgtcatTGCACTTTTGTTTCCTGCTGTTTTTACCCTAATAGCCCCCCCTAACAGAACGGCCATGAAACAGCAGTTAATTCcaaatcttttgtttttttatgcctTCATAAAATAGGGTTGTCTCAGGTTGCAACATGGAGCTGaatgaacaaaatgtaaatgtgctCATTCAAGACAAAGATGCTTAGACACACAACACGCACCAGCGGGTTCCCATTGGGAGTGTAAATTGGCCGCAAAACCACATTATAAGGCACACAAGGCAAGCAGTAACATCATAAAAAGACAGACTGGTCTTTCTCAAGGGAGTCGCTGTTGATTGGGTCAGTCGGTCAgtctgtctcacacacacaaaaacaggcaGACACATAAAACAGATATCCACATCTTATCCAAAAAGCATCAATCCATCAGCCAACACTACACAATTAGACAGCTAGCCAAGAGGTTACAACAACAGGCAATAATCTACTAGATAAACTCAATTAAAAGATAATAATGcaaattttgcaaaacagctAATTTAGTGGAGTGCTGGATGGGGGGTCAGTGGGGACTTTAGACCACAAGAACCCTCTGCACAATGAAGCAGGGTTTGTTTTCAGGCATTAGGTAACCTAAAAGCTGAGATTTCATCTTCACAGCCTGGAGCAAGTGTGTGTctatttcacacacacttgcCAGTGAACATCCGACCCCCTCCACCCCAAGGTATGTCCAAGGTTATTGTCATGCATGGACCAAAAAAGTGACATGAAACAATTTAACTGGAGGTGAGAATAATCCACACACCATAGCGACATATAAAAGTCCTGACTGAGAAAAGTGTGTTAAAGAGCATGTGATCAAATCAATTTACCAGTGACCCATGCAAACAGATGCGACTAGAACAAGGCGATTCAATTGCAGACAATCAGTTGTAGTCGTTTATTATCCAAGAAGAAGATTCTATGTTATCATATGGCTGCTCAAAGTAGGCAAAAAGGGTCAACAGATGGCCACAATGAACACAAATGACCATATGTGCTCATGACACCaccatattattatttttgcaaaataaaggAACACGAAAATAGGTCTGTGCAAGGTAAACTATTTTAACCACACGCATACAGGTGGAGAACATAAAACACGCAAGTCAAGAGCCCAAGCTGCAATTTAATATACACTACCAGCTGGGACTAACCTTCTCAATTCATTTGTATGCAAAACTGTGTCTACATTTTCATCCGAAGCCAGACTATTAGAGCCAATAAAACCCCGTTACTAACCTTTTGAGTCCCATTCAGTGACGACAGAagaaaatgtctttcttttggcttttcaCAGCGAATGGTGCATGCTATATAAGACGTATGCAGAACAAGATATGATTATCTTCAGTCTTCTTAGTTTACGTGTTGCAGATGTTCATCCATGTAAAGAATGACGCGACTCGGGCAGAGTGATGTAGAAAGTTCA
It encodes:
- the phldb2b gene encoding pleckstrin homology-like domain family B member 2 isoform X2 — protein: MMTEVARPAVIMDSEMMSQPESDQIPPVDHKSAPLDLIDTGKGLKVQTASPHLVSLGSGRLSVAITLLPLKEGVTRIGREDAPIPQDITIQGPGIEAEHCLIVNEGGVVTLDPCGHLCSLDGVQVTVPTPLTQGYSLCLGKSYFFRFNHPEEANRMKSMLPQKSPVSALAYNTDYLKFSSDYSHAVVGGTSSTRGMRSASELRDLMDTLQRKKKALENSLRANGNSNPSYFSVTQSPPTTPVTSLSSSTYQEQARRFYGGDRPPVSMKSATPPCPSRRSDHSSLLSRAPIGRNQDNSGTGESRRLHNTSTSSLSTWNGRGSSTSISGGDSVLLSLPPSSSRSPSNGGAVSMPSSPRQGRRSYGNQEAAPSSRTRKYSAGSLNGMAGIGHSRSLPRLCPSPSPRDNNNAVRTLSTAQPQRSDTHKLSKDHYNNNNNNGSLDLNHNSRNANQQLSNRNQVHSTTKGDGVVSISLSSLKMPTCNGITSASSSSSSSSSSPPDVTIPSKSSSPRVAKKLSLTSTSSVGSISSTSTTSPDMELSMGERNKAWVELETTSALGFGRSERRSSFGKAGVTPPGGFRERRGSISSLSGKEELSDYHHHQKEERLREQEVERLERQRLETILSLCSELDQDGGGSVTNPASAVADLQKINQELQKLQLNDTDDDDDDDDTPSVFSDTSFLNGSTGNRLVTENGYYDADLLVRQRRSSGTRDGRAESPAVSLRSFAPSPSPHTQRAHYDAGHRFGQEARPSEEETRRVEEERIQVLNNMEELEQKIKELDNQMEESAREVEVERALVEAEQESELAALQQEKETLDTLHNKIADMESKSQHEKDKACQLLVAEKGRVERLAQIVYEQRSRLDSCPEATKEPLQEQLARDCEALETETKRFEDLEFQQLERESRQDEEKETQTQQLLRDIADYQRSTVTRKERLLILKKQGAEITQQAEREKESFLKERSNLEAMLQREKENLAPLDRKYADLTGGQMYTLREHFRLLEERKRPDKDGGSHLSDTLPRKKSATMMPQFSSATLGRSFPTKAHPPLVQSTSCGSILPRIFSLCSKETESRRLQKGQPSPRASSQTNVYLNAFDYRDNRAFDTMSVDSTDSIETSISACSPDNISSASTSNVARLEEMERLLREAQAEKNQLLEYKEREMEIRKQALDEEKKRREELEKMLQEETSRRQKLIDREVKLREKQRVQSRPLTRYLPVRKDDFDLRAHIESAGHSAETCFHLSLSEKTCRGYLIKMGGKIKTWKKRWFVFDRNRRTLSYYADKHEAKLKGVIYFQAIEEVYYDHLKNAHKSPNPSLTFSVKTHDRVYYMVAPSPEAMRIWMDVIVTGAEGYTQFML
- the phldb2b gene encoding pleckstrin homology-like domain family B member 2 isoform X1, with protein sequence MMTEVARPAVIMDSEMMSQPESDQIPPVDHKSAPLDLIDTGKGLKVQTASPHLVSLGSGRLSVAITLLPLKEGVTRIGREDAPIPQDITIQGPGIEAEHCLIVNEGGVVTLDPCGHLCSLDGVQVTVPTPLTQGYSLCLGKSYFFRFNHPEEANRMKSMLPQKSPVSALAYNTDYLKFSSDYSHAVVGGTSSTRGMRSASELRDLMDTLQRKKKALENSLRANGNSNPSYFSVTQSPPTTPVTSLSSSTYQEQARRFYGGDRPPVSMKSATPPCPSRRSDHSSLLSRAPIGRNQDNSGTGESRRLHNTSTSSLSTWNGRGSSTSISGGDSVLLSLPPSSSRSPSNGGAVSMPSSPRQGRRSYGNQEAAPSSRTRKYSAGSLNGMAGIGHSRSLPRLCPSPSPRDNNNAVRTLSTAQPQRSDTHKLSKDHYNNNNNNGSLDLNHNSRNANQQLSNRNQVHSTTKGDGVVSISLSSLKMPTCNGITSASSSSSSSSSSPPDVTIPSKSSSPRVAKKLSLTSTSSVGSISSTSTTSPDMELSMGERNKAWVELETTSALGFGRSERRSSFGKAGVTPPGGFRERRGSISSLSGKEELSDYHHHQKEERLREQEVERLERQRLETILSLCSELDQDGGGSVTNPASAVADLQKINQELQKLQLNDTDDDDDDDDTPSVFSDTSFLNGSTGNRLVTENGYYDADLLVRQRRSSGTRDGRAESPAVSLRSFAPSPSPHTQRVNEAHYDAGHRFGQEARPSEEETRRVEEERIQVLNNMEELEQKIKELDNQMEESAREVEVERALVEAEQESELAALQQEKETLDTLHNKIADMESKSQHEKDKACQLLVAEKGRVERLAQIVYEQRSRLDSCPEATKEPLQEQLARDCEALETETKRFEDLEFQQLERESRQDEEKETQTQQLLRDIADYQRSTVTRKERLLILKKQGAEITQQAEREKESFLKERSNLEAMLQREKENLAPLDRKYADLTGGQMYTLREHFRLLEERKRPDKDGGSHLSDTLPRKKSATMMPQFSSATLGRSFPTKAHPPLVQSTSCGSILPRIFSLCSKETESRRLQKGQPSPRASSQTNVYLNAFDYRDNRAFDTMSVDSTDSIETSISACSPDNISSASTSNVARLEEMERLLREAQAEKNQLLEYKEREMEIRKQALDEEKKRREELEKMLQEETSRRQKLIDREVKLREKQRVQSRPLTRYLPVRKDDFDLRAHIESAGHSAETCFHLSLSEKTCRGYLIKMGGKIKTWKKRWFVFDRNRRTLSYYADKHEAKLKGVIYFQAIEEVYYDHLKNAHKSPNPSLTFSVKTHDRVYYMVAPSPEAMRIWMDVIVTGAEGYTQFML
- the phldb2b gene encoding pleckstrin homology-like domain family B member 2 isoform X6, which encodes MMTEVARPAVIMDSEMMSQPESDQIPPVDHKSAPLDLIDTGKGLKVQTASPHLVSLGSGRLSVAITLLPLKEGVTRIGREDAPIPQDITIQGPGIEAEHCLIVNEGGVVTLDPCGHLCSLDGVQVTVPTPLTQGYSLCLGKSYFFRFNHPEEANRMKSMLPQKSPVSALAYNTDYLKFSSDYSHAVVGGTSSTRGMRSASELRDLMDTLQRKKKALENSLRANGNSNPSYFSVTQSPPTTPVTSLSSSTYQEQARRFYGGDRPPVSMKSATPPCPSRRSDHSSLLSRAPIGRNQDNSGTGESRRLHNTSTSSLSTWNGRGSSTSISGGDSVLLSLPPSSSRSPSNGGAVSMPSSPRQGRRSYGNQEAAPSSRTRKYSAGSLNGMAGIGHSRSLPRLCPSPSPRDNNNAVRTLSTAQPQRSDTHKLSKDHYNNNNNNGSLDLNHNSRNANQQLSNRNQVHSTTKGDGVVSISLSSLKMPTCNGITSASSSSSSSSSSPPDVTIPSKSSSPRVAKKLSLTSTSSVGSISSTSTTSPDMELSMGERNKAWVELETTSALGFGRSERRSSFGKAGVTPPGGFRERRGSISSLSGKEELSDYHHHQKEERLREQEVERLERQRLETILSLCSELDQDGGGSVTNPASAVADLQKINQELQKLQLNDTDDDDDDDDTPSVFSDTSFLNGSTGNRLVTENGYYDADLLVRQRRSSGTRDGRAESPAVSLRSFAPSPSPHTQRVNEAHYDAGHRFGQEARPSEEETRRVEEERIQVLNNMEELEQKIKELDNQMEESAREVEVERALVEAEQESELAALQQEKETLDTLHNKIADMESKSQHEKDKACQLLVAEKGRVERLAQIVYEQRSRLDSCPEATKEPLQEQLARDCEALETETKRFEDLEFQQLERESRQDEEKETQTQQLLRDIADYQRSTVTRKERLLILKKQGAEITQQAEREKESFLKERSNLEAMLQREKENLAPLDRKYADLTGGQMYTLREDTSPTAHVSLSSSFHDTVFVATSLPVSLHDLSSPLVSSLFLKNSEGYVTVSELSELYSQFEGDPPHAQIPTPTNASSPEDFGEDELCHSSSSSFHLNPCPSSKSISVHWPENMVTYREPSPLPDSPPPPLPVKKIHPRHRQVTFVCQTHLYTIKFVHPGRIYEINQKWNISTQL